TCCTCCGGGGTCTGGGGGTTGGATGGTGGGTTGGAGACGGGGAGAAGTCGGGGGAAGGCCGCTGGGCCTGTCGAGGTCCTGGGGGGccaggggtgaggggcagggatgCTTGCTGGTCTTGGTGCCAGAGCAGACAACCTGGCCATGAACGGGAGGCTGAGCCACACGCAAGTCGGGGCCCTGGTGGTTCAGAGTAGCTCGGACCTGCCTCGGTCCTAGCTCGTGAGGCGTAGGCTTGGCGGATTTGGCAAGTCATGTGGCCTCCGCGTCTGTTGAACAGGATTCGCAGCGGCACTGCCTCCGAGGGCAGTTGTCAGGACGAAACGTGCAGCCGTTGCCCGCCGACCCTGCAGGGTCTCTGTGGTAGACCGCGGTCCCCTCCCTAGCCCTGAAGGAGCTGGCTTGTTTCAACCAACCCTTGTTTCTTGCTGTTTTTGTCTTAGGAAATTAAGCAAAAACAGAGAGCACAAGACGAACTCAGTAGCAGACCCCAGGCTCTCCCCTTACCAGACGTGGTTCCAGACGGGGAGACGCACCACGGCCAGAACGGGCTTCCGCTCCTCAACGGGCACGCGCCGGGCGCTGGGCCGCACCTCGCGGGGCTCCAGCAGGCCAACCGGCACCACGGACTCCTGGGCGGTGCCCTGGCGAACTTGTTTGTTATAGTTGGGTTTGCAGCCTTCGCCTACACGGTCAAGTACGTGCTGAGAAGCATAGCGCAGGAGTGAGCCGCCGCCACGACCAGCAGAGGTGGTCGGAAACGAGGGACGCTGGGCCCGAGCTCGACGTGGGCTGGCTGGACGTGCCGCCGAGCACTGGGCGGGCCTGCCTGACTCCTGGggttagctttttaaaaaccttcaaaaggaaaacacaaaccaAAGTGTGTAGTTGGATTTGGAGACGTGAGACTCCCAGCCCCCATTCTGCCCTGGCGTCCGTTGGGGGCTGGGAGGCTCCATGTCCACGAGAGGGCCTCACGCTTTGGTTTTATAGCTTATCTCCTGTATTGTCTTTTGGATCTATTTTAgtaatctgtttttcattttattagatttggtcacttaaaaatataaaacttgatgCCTATCCAACACTCTGCGTGCGTTCTTAGTGTGGAGCTCTGACTCGGCAGGCAGTGCCGGGGGCCTGGCAGGGTGGCTGGGGGCCTGGCAGGGTGGCCCGGGGCCCGCTGGCCGGGGACAGCCATGGGTGGGTCAGGGGATTGGGCTTTGGCATTTGTGTTTACTTAGAATGAAGCAGGTTCCTCCTGGGGAAAAGCACGTGTGCTCTGTTTTGCTGAAgttgagaatctgcttccttTCTGACCACAGGCTGTCACCGGGGCTGAGCTGTGCGTCCTGCGTGGTCGCGCTGCCGGCTTTCTCTCACCCCCATGGCTTCCTGCGGGCTCCCACTGGCTGCGCTAATGGAAGGAGGAGACCCCCCCAGCGGGCCCCTGGGTCCCACCCGCCGGACAGGCTCTGCACACGTGGGGCTTCCCGCACACGTGGTCCAGCTCTTTGGTTTGCCCTGGAGACAGGCTCACACATTCCCTTTCACAGCGGATCCGTGGCCAGTTCTTAGAGGCTGGCCGCCCGGGAAGGACACCCGGGTTCAGGGGCAGCGCCGGTGGGCGCCGTCTCAGGCCTGGGGCCTGCGCCTCCTGCATCGCCGACGTCTCCCTGTTCTCGTCTCTGCTAATGACATCCTGCACGGTGTTTGGAAGGCGCCGTGTGCGGGCGCCGCCGCGCGACACCCTGTGGCCTCGCTCCGGAGGCCGGCGGGGAGGCCGCGTGCAGCCCGGCGCTGGCGCCTCTTTCAcgttctttgttttttgatcaATCTATTTAAAATTGCTCTTTGATTTGCTGCTTGTGTGTATGCAACCCGCTCTTGTGAAAAAGagtctttcattttgtctttgtTCCTAAATTTTGTGCTCTTGGGGTCTGTATACCACAAGTTCCTCTCCACCCAGCACTGGGTAGCCCGTGGGCAGCTGGGTGTCCTGCGACCCACGGTGGACCCCGGTGGCGGGGTGGTGCTGTGCTGCTGGGCCCGGACCCCGACGGGTGCGGCTTTGCCAGGCCTCCCTCCGTCCACTGCTGGCCCGAGGGTGCGTCTGTGGAGGTTGGTGCCCCTTCCAGACGCACCGCGTTTCCTGAGGTTCTTCGGAGGAGGAACATTTGGGAAATAGAAATTACTTGacaagtgttttttcttttgtgtgtgtgaaatctcaacttttaaaaacttcagtCAGCGGTGGGAGCAGATCTGTGCTGTACAGAGGCTCCCCCTGGCACCCGTGGCGGCTTGCTGTCTGATGTGACCCCCGAATAAAAGATGACCTTGTCCTGTTGGGCCTGTGTCTCTCCCTCAGAAGGTTCTCCCAGGCCCAGGTTTGGGGTGTCACCTGGCAGGCGCAGCTCGGAGGTCTCGGTCTGAGGCTGTTGCGGCTCCCCCCGGGCGGCGGGCAGACGGCCTGCTGAGGGCTGTGCCGGGGCTCCGAGGTCCCGTCCTCCCCTGTGGAGGCGGTGTGTCCATGGTCGGGTCGCGGGCAGCTGGCCTGAGCCTCCCCGCGGGCAGCCGGTGGCTGTGGCTGGGAGGCGTGGATGCCTCGAGCAGGCTCCCTTTGGTCCAGCCTCACTGGGGGAGCTGGGACCCACAGGACCCACGGGCTGGTGCCGGAGCCTGGCGCAACTGCCATGTCCACGTGGCCCAGGCCAGCAGGACACAGGTGCCCAGCCTGGGACAGGAGGGGTCTGTCTGGCAGCCCCCTGGCTGGCTGTTGGCCGCAGGTCACGTGGAGGGTCCCAGCGGGGATGGCGCAGCGGAGGCTTCTGTTCCATGACCTCCTCGAGACCTGGGCTCAGCAGCCGGACACTCGACCCCCACAGTGAGTTCAGGAGTCACTGGGGCTGGCCGCTGCCGTCCTGGGAGGTGACCACCTCCACCTgagccaggagggaggggccaggTGACCTCGGGCAGATGCTCCTCACGTTGTGTCTGGGGCGGGCCTGCCTGTAGCTGCCGACTGTGGACATGGCCTGGGGCCGGGGTCTCCTTCCCCGTTGTTCCTGCTGGAGTCTGCCAGTTGCGGGGGGGGTGGTGTCATGAGGGTCTCCTGTGCTGCCCTCCAGGGTAGTGAGCCGTGCCACCTTCCTCAAGGCTGGGCTGCAGGCAGCAGGTCCTTGACGGCCAGCCACAGCTCTGACGGCCCGTAGCCCCAGGCTGCACCAGCCGAGGGGTGGCTGGCCGTGGGGGTCCTGCCTTAAGCATCGAGCCTCCACCCGGGCCTCCACTGGAGCCTGTGGGTGCCCCCTGGCTACAGCCGTCTTGCTGCCTGCAGCCCAGAGGTGAGGAAGGGCCCCAGCTCCCCCGGGGACCCGCCCACTGTCACTTGCTCTCCTCTGCTGCTGGCTCGTCTGGCTGTGCACGGCTGCCGGGGGGACAGGCCTGGGGACTGGAGAGCCCGAGGGGCCCGGCTGAGCTGAGGGCAGCCCCTCAGTAAGGGGGGCCCCGGGGGGGGGTCTGGGCAGCCATGTGGCACGCGTTTCCTCCGAGGCCAGCCAGTCTCCCCTGCTGGCCCCGCTCACCCCAGGCCACCAAGGCTGGGGCAGCCTGGGAGCCCGGTGGGTTGGCTGTCCTGCTTCCAGACCCTGCCCTTCCCGGGAGCGGGGCCAGTGCCTGTGGCAGCACCAGGACCCTAGGGTGGGGGCCCTGCAGCGGAGCCAGAGGGGTCAGGATCCGGGAGAGGTGGTGAGGAGAGAGGCCGTAGGAGGCGGCTGAGGGGCTGTGATGGAGTGCGTCCCGCCCGTGGCTTCAGGGCCCCGCCCTGAAGGGGCCGGGGTGGAGGCCGCCTCGCCCCTCCCCTCGGGCGGCAGCAGTGTGGGTTCCGCCCCCATCATCGCCCCGGGCCCCCCGTGAGCCCTCCCCCTTGGAGTCCGCCagctctggggaggaggggagggtttATTTGGCGGCAGCGCGGGCGGCAAGGGCACTGCTCACGAGGGAACCTGTGGGGACAGGGGTGTGTCCTCCCGCTTCCCTTGCTAGCCAGGCTCATCCCGCGCAGACATGCACCAGTGGTGGCCGGGCAGCCCTCGGGGCTGTGCTCCCGCGCCGGGGCTCTGAGTGCCTTCAGGCACCTGGGCTCACATCACTGAGCCGCTGCAGCCGACCCGGCAGCCAACATGCGCTGGGTCTGGGCGGCCGCCGCGGCCCTCCTCTGGCCACAGCTCACGCTCCTTGGGGGCGTGAGGGCCCGGCGGGAGCCCAAGAGGCCACGGAAGCCCGGCCAGCACCCCGCAGCCCCCAACGCCACCACGTCCAGCAGCGAGGGGCTACTGGGCTTCCCCAAGGTATGCAGGGTCTGGGCGCACGTGGGCGCCTTCCTCCCAGCTGCAGGCTCTGCCCGCTGGACTCTCCAGGCCTCCCCTCCCCgtctgggtgggtggggggctttggGCAGCAGCCACAGCAGTGTGGATCGGGCGGGCCTCGAggaccctctctgggcctggggaggggtgggggcgtGGAGGGGCTTCCCAGTGGGCTACATTGAACCCTTTGAAGCCCCAGGGACCATCATGCCCTGAGCAACCTGCTGCCATTTGGTGTGACTGCAAATTGGGGAAGTGCTTTGGGCAGCCAGTTCAGAGCCCCTGCTGCAACCCGGGGTGCCCCAACTCCCGCCGCCGGTGAGGCCAAGGCTAGCCTCTGCCTGACGCGCTGCTGGGCAGCCAGCACCCCTTACGGCCTCTGGCATGGGACGTGCTCCAGGCCTGGGAGGCCCCCGGCCCTCTGAGAGGAGCTTCTTGTACCTGCCTCAGCCCTAGGGTTCCACCCTCTTGGGCTGGGGCTCCCCGAAGGGATCTTAGAGCTGACCCCAGCAGCGCAGGCCTGGTGGCCGCTGGAGTGAAGCGGCAGTTGCTGGGCCAGGCCCCCTGCCAGCCCTCGAGCCTTTGATCCTGGCCTCCCGCCTCCCGAGGGCGTCTCCGTGGCGGCCACCCCGGCTGCTCTCGGCCCACGCGGCCCCATTGGAGCCGGAGGCGCCGTTTTCCAGCTGGGTAGGCCGAGGAGAGAGTCCGCCTCGGGCCCTGCTGCCAGGGGAGTGGGCTGCCAGCAGGTTCTGGGGCAGAGGCACGCAAACTCTTGAACCAGGCTCCTGGGGGAGGTGTCCTTGGGGACAGTTCCTGCCCGGCCTGCCCCTCCAGAGCCAGGGCAGGGCAGTCTGGGGGCAGATAGGGGGGTGTCCCTGGCCACGCCACCCCTGCCACAAGACGGCCCTCCCCAGGCGTCAGGAGCCCTGCTCTTCCTGCTGGGGCTGGgctcctcccccacctgcccaccccgGGTCCTCCAACATGGCTCGGGTCTGAGGCGGCCAGAGGAACAGGCGGACAGCAGAAGTGAGGACCCGGAACGTTCGGAAGTTCCtggctcctctcccttccctggcgggcccctcccagctccccaggGTAAAGGCCTGCCCTGGGAGCCTGGGCCTTCGTCGTGTTTGGCGCTGGAGGCTGACCGCTGGACCAGACCTTGGCCAGGACCCCTCTTCGTGCCTGCCTGGACGGCTCTCCGGGAGTAGCCAGGGCTCCACTGGCCTCGTGGCAGTGGCTCTCTCCTGCCACACCAGAGTCTGCTGCGCTCCTGGCCACTTCAGGGACCTCTGTGTGAGGCTGGCACACAGACCTGGACGCAGAGAGGGACCGAGCTCCTGGCACATGCCCCTCCCCTGGCACGCTGTCGCGTTCTCTGACGTTGGGGCTGGGCGTGCCCCTGCCTCTCCTGCTGCCCTGCTGCAGAAACTGGGCGTAGGAGGGGGGCTTGCAGGGTCCGATCCTGGGCTGCCAGCTGGCACACCCGATGCCCAGCACAGAGTGGGACCTTGCCCACTGCCCCCAGCCTCACACGGCTCTGGAGAACTCACTCCTGCCCACCACTGCCTTTCTCAGCCGGGGCTGGGCCCCTGTCAGGACATGTGGGGCCCGGCCCCGTGTGCACACGGGTGTGCCCGTCTGCTTGGGAACGGTTGCTGCAACACAGCAGCAGACCCGAGGCTCCTGGACGTCAGGCCCTGGCCTGAGTCCTGGGGGTGGCCTGTGGTGCCCCGTTGCCATCTTCCTTGTGTCTGCCCAGGGGGCAGTGGGGCCTGATGGTCAGCACTCTAGCCCTGTCCTCTGACCCTTCAGCTGCCTGAGGCCTCAGGGCCTGAGTTCACAGATGCCCACATGACATGGCTGAACTTCGTCCGGCGCCCCGATGACGGGGCCTCAAAGAAACGGTGCCGAGGCCAGGACAAGAAGTCGGTGAGCCCCGGGGTCTAAGCCCAGGATGGGGATGGCTGTGGGTCCCACAGCTATCCTCATTTTCTCCTGCTCCCCCACAGCGAGGCCCCCCTGGCCCCCCAGGACCCCCCGGTGCGGAAGTGACCCAGGAGGCTGTGCTCCGGGAGTTTCAGGGGATGCTGAAGGGTAGGCACCCCCCGCCCACTCTTCTCCCGAGGCTCAGGAGGTCACCCTGGGGGTACCCCAAGCTGAGCCGAGCCGCCCCTCCACCCTGTCCCCACAGAGGCTACCGAGCGTCGGTCCTCAGCGCCGCTGGGCCCCCCGCTGCCcgagggggcggggaggtggcTGGTGTCCGAGGCCTTCCACTGTCGGCTGAAGGCCCCGGTGCTGGTGGACAAGAGGACGCTGGTGGAGCTGCAGGGCTTCCAGGCCGTGAGTGGGCGTGGGGGGCAGCCTGGGGGCTTCCACCGTGGGTGCTCAGGCCCCAGCAGGGCCGGGCGACCCCGGGCCCACGCACGCCCCGCCGAGGCTCGCGGTGGGGTCCGGGGTGGTCAGGGGCAGGCATACCCTCCCCTCTGGA
This sequence is a window from Globicephala melas chromosome 1, mGloMel1.2, whole genome shotgun sequence. Protein-coding genes within it:
- the C1QTNF12 gene encoding adipolin encodes the protein MRWVWAAAAALLWPQLTLLGGVRARREPKRPRKPGQHPAAPNATTSSSEGLLGFPKLPEASGPEFTDAHMTWLNFVRRPDDGASKKRCRGQDKKSRGPPGPPGPPGAEVTQEAVLREFQGMLKEATERRSSAPLGPPLPEGAGRWLVSEAFHCRLKAPVLVDKRTLVELQGFQAPAAQGAFLRGSGLSLASGRFTAPVTAIFQFFASLHVDPRELQGRARLRARDTVRVLVCIESLCHRHTSLEAISGLESGGRVFTVHVQGLLQLQAGQYTSVFVDNGSGAALTVQSSSSFSGLLLGT